A window of the Anopheles funestus chromosome X unlocalized genomic scaffold, idAnoFuneDA-416_04 X_unloc_42, whole genome shotgun sequence genome harbors these coding sequences:
- the LOC125773604 gene encoding mediator of RNA polymerase II transcription subunit 15-like encodes METRLRGRTLSVEERPTVVTKKPLGEKKLATIAEEPASAGVPARTMATGGGKSAGAATKPASSTGVSTGEVRRMLADAKADNEMTIGIVKRLEEQIQMLRLQIEASNEQLKEARQEAKEAREEARAREAEYREEARAREAEHREELRKEKELFNALLAQTLGGTGAARPESQQELQREQELMRRLESQQRQEQRQQLEEQQRQRWRKQQPQQQQQQRPAVQEWPTVQQSGHVQRRSVVKSTPPAVLEEPGEWVEVVRGNCRNNKRNGANLPRQPARQPAQQQPAHRQYQQWAYQRGGQQQQRLEIHQQEKRRPRRKRPDEIIVVPAPGVSYKDMYVKLRSSPRIADFQRQIGVGRRTPKDHLLLPLSRDVDSAALRDIIEEVIGDSGSVTVKTEMAEVVMTGIDNMIDEEAIKKALRTSLGKQSLVANVNLWERRDMTKRARVRLPRAEAELVKDRRLELGYTYCVVHEAPKVSGHLTRCFRCLERGHIAATCTGEDRSKRCLRCGDHTHKASVCTNVIKCMLCGGAHRIGAAACGGQPSD; translated from the coding sequence ATGGAAACGCGGCTGAGAGGACGAACGTTATCGGTCGAAGAGCGTCCTACCGTCGTTACAAAGAAGCCGTTGGGTGAGAAGAAACTCGCGACCATCGCCGAGGAACCGGCATCGGCAGGAGTGCCAGCGCGGACCATGGCGACGGGAGGAGGTAAATCGGCGGGAGCAGCGACGAAGCCGGCATCTTCCACCGGGGTTTCCACCGGGGAAGTGCGCCGGATGCTGGCGGATGCGAAGGCGGATAACGAAATGACGATCGGTATTGTCAAACGACTGGAGGAACAGATTCAGATGCTGCGCCTTCAAATTGAGGCCTCCAACGAACAACTGAAGGAGGCGCGACAGGAGGCGAAGGAGGCGCGAGAAGAGGCTCGGGCGCGCGAGGCGGAATACCGTGAAGAGGCTCGGGCACGCGAGGCGGAACACCGTGAAGAGCTCCGGAAGGAGAAGGAGCTCTTTAACGCTCTTTTGGCGCAAACCCTGGGGGGAACAGGCGCAGCTCGGCCAGAGAGCCAGCAGGAGCTGCAGCGTGAGCAGGAGCTGATGCGGaggctggaaagccagcaacGGCAggaacagcggcagcagctggAGGAACAGCAGCGCCAACGGTGGCGTaagcagcagccgcagcaacaacaacagcagcggcCAGCTGTGCAGGAGTGGCCGACGGTCCAGCAGAGCGGGCATGTCCAGCGTCGGAGCGTGGTGAAATCGACACCCCCGGCGGTGCTAGAAGAGCCGGGAGAGTGGGTGGAGGTCGTTCGCGGCAACTGCCGTAATAACAAGCGGAATGGAGCGAATCTGCCCCGGCAGCCAGCCCGGCAGCCAGCCCAGCAGCAGCCAGCACACCGGCAGTATCAGCAGTGGGCGTACCAGCGAGggggtcagcagcagcagcggttgGAGATACACCAGCAAGAGAAGCGGCGTCCGCGACGGAAGCGTCCGGACGAGATCATCGTGGTGCCCGCCCCGGGAGTATCGTATAAAGACATGTATGTAAAGCTCCGGAGCAGCCCGCGGATTGCAGACTTCCAGCGGCAAATAGGTGTCGGCAGAAGAACGCCGAAGGACCACCTCCTGCTGCCTTTGTCCCGTGATGTAGACAGCGCGGCACTAAGAGATATCATTGAGGAGGTGATCGGAGATAGCGGATCCGTCACAGTCAAGACGGAAATGGCTGAGGTCGTCATGACGGGCATCGATAATATGATTGATGAGGAGGCAATCAAGAAGGCGCTCAGGACCTCGCTAGGTAAGCAGTCATTGGTGGCCAACGTCAATCTCTGGGAGCGCCGAGATATGACAAAGCGGGCTCGAGTGCGCCTTCCGCGAGCAGAGGCTGAGCTCGTCAAAGATCGCCGCCTGGAGCTGGGTTATACATATTGTGTGGTGCACGAGGCCCCCAAAGTATCGGGTCATCTGACTCGGTGCTTCCGGTGTTTGGAGCGGGGACATATCGCCGCTACGTGCACGGGAGAGGACCGGTCAAAGCGCTGCTTGCGGTGCGGtgaccacacacacaaggcGTCGGTTTGCACTAACGTCATCAAGTGCATGTTGTGTGGCGGCGCCCACCGTATTGGTGCCGCAGCCTGTGGTGGACAACCCTCGGATTAA